The sequence ATGTCACCAATGGCGGATCACAAACAGTAGTTATTGATACGACAGCTCCAACAAGTGCTAGTGTTTCTATTACTGGTTTTTATGATGATATCGGCTTGAATACTGGTGATGTAACGACCAGCAACAGCTATACTGATGATACTAAACCTCTTCTTAAGGGTACAATTGCTGGCGTTGGCGATGGTGAAAGGGTTGTTATCAAAGTTACCGATGAAAATGGTGTAACAACTGTTTTGGGCGTTGCTACTATTTCTGGTGGTACATGGGAATATCAGGTTACTGATGCCCAAGCCTTTAGCGATGGTAAATATAGCTTTGAAGCAGTTGTCACTGATACGGCTGGTAATGAAGGAACAAAGTCAAGTGCATTTGATATCAATGTCGATACCGCGGCACCAACGGCAACTTCAGACATAGTTTCAATTACCGAAGACACAGGTAATGTTGGTGATGACTTTATTACCCGTGATGGAACCTTAATTATTACGGCAAAGGTTACCGGAACACTTGGAGCTAATGAACGCGTTCAAATTTCATTGGATAATGGCCAAACTTGGCAAGATGCAACCTATGCTGCTAGCAGTGATAGCTGGAGTTTGGATAATACCGATACAGAGCTTGCCGATGGTACATATACCTTTAAAACACGTGTTATTGATGCTGCAGGTAATTTAGGTACTGAAAGCAGTAAAGAGGTGACCATTAATAATGGTGTACCAAGCACAACTGTAAGCATTACGCATTTTAGTGATGATTACGGCACGCAGCTTTATGACAGCTTGCCATCTGGTAGCTATACCGATGATACGACACCAACTTTACACGGCACTTTAAGTGAAGAGCTTGAAGCAGGCGCAACAGTTGCTGTTTATCGTGGTAGTGTTTTTGTCGGCTATGCCACAGTTAGCGGTACAAGCTGGAGCTTCACCGAACCAACTGAACTTAAAGATGGGACTTTTTATACCTATTATGCCGCTGTACAAAGTTTGTCCGGTGTAAATGGTAGCCTTTCTTCAGGTTTTGAAATTGCTATTGACACAACTGACAGTAATATGGCGCCAAATGTTGGTACCGGCGGTGCTTATGCGACCTATTCCATGTCCTTGCGACTTGGAAATAATGGCGGCTGGACAATGATGACCGATATGGCTGAATATTCAGCTGATGGTAATGATTTCCGCAACTTTGGTTCGCCTTCATTGCTCAATTGGGCAAATGTCGGTAACGCAGCTATTTCTGCCCAATATACGTGGGAAAAACTATTTAGCTCATATACTTATGGCGATTATAACCGCGATGGTTATATGGATATGTTCTTGACTGACAGAACTTACGATGCTGGCATTGCAGGTTCAGGAACAGGAACAATGTTTGTAGGAAAGGCTGATGGTACTTACGAAGCAACGCTTGTTCAAGTAAATTCGCTCACTCACTTTGGTAGTACTGTTTCCTTAGATATGGACGGTGACGGTTGGCTTGACGTTGTGTTGGGTGACTCAGGAAACGATAGCTCAACCTTCCTTCATAATAAGGGGCAAGCAGATCTTAATCTAGGCACCCAGCAGTGGGATACTTATGGTTATCCAACAGCCAATGCTTCGTTGCCTACGGCTCTTCGTAATTTTACAACAGATCACGAATTGTCAGTTGTTGACCTTAACAATAGTGGTGCGGTTGATTTAGTCGTTCATGGCAATTATACTTGGGAAACCACCTATAATTTGGTAACGCTGAAAAATAGTGGTGTAAGTTCGGCTACGGGACAAAATTGGTCATTTGGGCAAAGCTTTACCAATATCTTCAATACCAGTGGCGCATCTGGAGCAGCCAATTCGTCGGATAGTTTTGAACGAACCATTTCTTTGACTTGGGCAGATTTAAACGGCGATGGCTATATGGATCTATTTATTGGCCAATCCAAAAATGCTGGTGTGGGTGCAGCCGCAGATACTTTAGGCACCGATAGTATGATTTTCTATAATGATGGTGCCGGTAATCTTAAGGATCCGCAACGCATTGCTGATGGTATTATGGGTAAATCAACCCTTGCAATTGACTGGGATGGTGATGGTAAAATGGACCTTGTTGAGGTTCCTGAAGCCAAATATTCTATTGGTACATCGCTTTATTACCATAATACTGGTACGCTTGATGATAGTGGCCAAGTTGTCTGGGATATTAAAAATATCAAGGATATGGGTGTTGCAACGGCTGGTGGTTCCATCATGACGTCAACAGCACTTGATGCTGCGGTTAATGGTGCAAGTGCTGCTGCAATGGATTATGATTGGGATGGTGATCAAGATTTGATCATATCACGTGCGAATACCAGTGAAGCATCGATTGTTATCACTAATCCAAATACGCCAGATTATGGCACTGCCATGCATTTGCGTATCATCCGTCCCGATGGTTCCAATACGTTTTATGGTAATACGGTTGAAATCTATAATTCAGCTGGTGTGCGTGTTGCAAGCCAGATTATCAACCCGCAATATGGTACGGGTTGGAATGATAGCTCGGCAATCGTCCATTTCTATGGTCTTGATCCAAATGAAACCTATACTGCAGTCATGCGATTTAGCCAAAATGGTGTTTCACAAGACTTTGGTGGTCAAGCTTTTGCTAGCAGCACCAATCCAGTTGAAAATGTAAATTCAAGCTGGACTAACCTTAAAGCAACAGAACCCTATAATGGTTATGTTTTAACAGCTGAAGCTGATGGTGCAACCGCCAATACGAATAGTTACAGCGCTGACGTTGGTATTGTTGGTACTGGTTACAATGATACCTTTTTCATTGGTGCTGGTACGCGTTACTATAATGGCGGCGGCGGCTGGGTTGTTGGCGATGGTGAACGCACTTGGGATGCAAATAGTGGTTTGGATATTGCTGATTTTGCAGCGGTTGGTTCTACTGGCATTAACGTAAGTCTTGCCATTACCGATGCTTTCCAAAATGTTGCAACTGGCTATACCATTAAGTTAACCAATATAGAGGCCATTTATGGTACTAGTGGTAATGATACTATTACCGATGGCAATGGAAATAATATTTTAAATGGTCGTGGTGGTGATGATAATTTCATCCTAAGCGGCACTGGACATACAACCTTACTTTATGAAGCAATTGCTGACGATGCAACGGGTGGCAATGGTCATGATACGGTAGATCAGTTTACCCTTGGCAATTATGCAAACAATGCGAATGCAGACCGAATTGACTTAACTGATATTTTGATTGGTTATGTTCGCGATGCTGATGGTCCTGCACATTTTGACTCAAATGGCGTTGCTAAAATCGATGTGGGTGATAAGATTGGAGATTACCTCAAAGTAGAGCAAGAAGGTGGCAACACCGTGCTTTACGTTGATCGCGACGGTAGTGGTGGCTCTTATGAATCAACACCATTATTGACCATTAATGACGTAAACGTTGACCTTGCAACTCTACTTGCTAATGGCCAAATTGTTGTTTAAATTTTAAAAACCTACAATTCAAAAATGAAATAGAAAGTCCCCTGATTTGCATCAGGGGACTTTTTTTGTGGGGGTTTTATTGTGATTACCAAAAAATAAAATTCTTCCGCTCAAATATGCAAATTCAAATTATCTAAGAGCGTATTATCTGCGTTTAAAAATAATGTTACAATGCCTATTCTGCTTAGCTTTGAACAAAGAGATGCGTATTTTTGGCATAGTTTTGAGTAAAAAAACGCCGCCAACTTGAAAAGTTGGCGGCGTTTTATGCCTAAGATATTTTATGCGTATAGGATCGGGCGTTAACTACCCTTACGCACCAAGTCTGCCATCATGCCGGCTGCAACACTAAAGCGGGAAATATTAAGATCGCCCTCAATCAGTGTATTCATCCGATTGATGATAGCTTCAATGTGGCTGCCTTCGGCTTCAAGCCAGCTTTGGGCCGGATTTTCAGCGTCTTTAAAGTCACGCAAGGCTTTCATCACCATGCGGCGCAGCGCATCAATAATGGTATCATTGGCTTGTGCCAAGGCCATGCCATCATAATAGTCAACCACGGGTATGGTGCGACTGGCATTTTCAATGCGGTTAATACGGAATATTTCAGCAAGTTTGAAATAGGTTTGGGCGGCAACAATAAGGTCAGAATCTGTTTGATAGGCTACCAAAGCAATATCGGGTACAACCGATGCTGTTTCCAGCATTGCAAGGCGTTTAGCAAGAGCATTTGGTGCGCCTTGTGCCTCAAACTCTGCTGCCACTTGTGCCATTTGTTCACGCATATAATCAGGAATTAGCGTTTCCAATTGCGGCTCAATAGCCATGCGGGCTTCTGTCATTGACTGGATATGCTCATTTAATGGCTTATCCAATTTAACATTTTGTAACAACCAGCTGGTCACTGCAAACATCATGCGCGAAATAGCTGCGTAGAAGCTATTTTGCACAAGACCAGGTATTTTATTGTCAAGCGCATCAATTTCAGCATAAAGAGAATTTAAGTCAAAACTATCACGCACCAAAACAAAAGCGCGAATAACCGATTCGGCTGAATGACCAGTTTTGTCTTGTAAGCGATTGACGAAAGTCGGTCCACCGCGGTTTACTACATCATTGGCAAGCAATGTTGCAATAATATCGCGGCGTAATTGGTGGTTGCTGATTTCCTCGGCATATTTTTCGCGCATTGCTGGTGGGAAATAGTTAAACAATGCAGTTTCAAAATATGGATCTTCTGAAAGTGGATTGGTTGCAATTTCCGCTTGCAAAGTAATTTTGGCATAAGCCATAATAACCGATAATTCGGGACGGGTTAAGCCAATTCTCTTTGCTTGGCGATCAGCTAAGGCTTCATTATCTGGTAGGACTTCAACACGGCGATCAAGCAGTTTTACCCGTTCCAAATCATGCATGAAGCGAATTTGATAAGGCAAATCAATAACTGCGCGTTTTTCCGCTAGGGAAAGGGTTAGCGGTTGCAGATAATTATTGCGCAAAACAAGGTTCGACACGTCATCGGTCATGCTTTTTAGCAAAATATTGCGATCAGGACGGCTTAGTTTACCTTGACGCATGGCGCTTGCTAATGCGATTTTGATATTCACTTCAACGTCAGAACAATTAACGCCGGCAGAATTATCAATTGCATCGGTATTGCAACGGCCACCTTTCATTGAATATTCAATGCGGCCGCGCTGGGTCATGCCAAGATTAGCACCTTCACCAACTACTTTTGCTCGTATTTGCGAGCCGGTGATACGGATAGCATCATTGGCATGATCGCCAACTTGCGCATCATTTTCACCTGATCCACGAATATAAGTACCGATACCGCCAAACCATAAAAGATCAACAGGTGCTTGCAAAATAGCATTGATGATTTCAAATGGCGTGCCGCTCGTTTTGTTAAAGCCAATAGCTTTAGCAGCCTCGGGGGATAAGGTAATAGTTTTTAACGAGCGAGAGTAAACACCGCCGCCATTTGAGATTTTTTGCTTATCATAATCCTGCCAGCTTGTACGTGGCAGGTTAAACAACCGCTCACGCTCAGCAAAGCTTGCGTCGGTATCAGGATTTGGGTCAATGAAAATATCGCGGTGGTCGAAAGCCGCAACAAGGCGCGTTTTGGTTGATAGCAACATGCCATTGCCAAATACGTCACCCGACATATCACCAACGCCAACTGCACTAAATTCTTGGGTTTGAATATCGTGATCAAATTCACGGAAGTGGCGTTTTACAGCTTCCCATGCACCTTTTGCGGTAATGCCCATAGCTTTATGGTCATAGCCAGCAGAACCGCCTGAGGCAAAGGCATCATCAAGCCAAAAATCATTGGCTTCACTAATGGCATTAGCGGTATCTGAGAATGTTGCTGTACCCTTATCAGCGGCAACAACAAAATATGGATCATCACCATCATGGCGGATAATATCTTTTGCCGCAACGACTTTGCCATCAATAATATTATCGGTTATGGAAAGCATTGCGGTAATATAGATGATATAGGCTTGGCGAGCAGCTTCACCAATGGCAGCACGGTCATTGGTTACTGGCAAGTGATGGGGATAAAAACCACCCTTTGAGCCAACTGGTACAATCACCGCATTTTTTACTTGCTGGGCTTTGACAAGACCAAGAACCTCGGTGCGGTAATCTTGCCGGCGATCAGACCAACGTAAACCACCACGCGCTACCGGGCCAAAGCGTAAATGCACACCTTCAACCGCTGGTCCATAAACAAAAATTTCACGATATGGACGCGGATCAGGCAAGATATCAATCAAATGCGGATCAAGCTTAAAGGCAAGGGTTTTGCGTTCGCTACCATCAGCTTCGCGTTTATAGGCATTGGTGCGCAAGCTTGCGGTTATTAAAGTGCGGAATGAACGCAAGATACGATCATCATCAAGGGTTGGTACATCTTGCAATTCGAGCTCAATACGATCGCGCACTTCAGCTTCTTTTGCCTCACTACCATGATGGGGGCAGGTTGGATCAAAGCGCAGGCGGAAAAGACTATAAAGATCGCGGGTAATATTGGGGAAGTTATTTAGCGCGCGGGCAAGGTTATCCTGCGAATAAGGAATACCAGCTTGCTGTAAATAACGTCCATAAGCACGCATGATAACTATTTCGCGCCAATCAAGCCCAGCTGATTGAATTAAGCCATTAAACGCATCATCATCAGCATCTTCTGCCCAAATGGCTTCAAAAGCTTCAGCTAGTTTTTTGCCAATTTTTGTAAGATCAACCTTGGTTTTATGGGCGTTTTCAAGCTCCATATCGTGAAGGAATACGGTTTCGCCAGCACCATTATGCAATTCCAAGGTTTGTTCGGCAATGACGCGGAAGCCCATATTTTCCAACAAGGGTACGCGCAGTGATAGTTCGAGCGCATCGCCAAGATGGAATAATTTTAGTGAAACAAATTGCGGCTCTTCTTCTATGTGATGATAGAAATTAACCTCAAGCGGATTGTTTTCTGAAAGCTTATGAATTTCAGCCGCGTCAAGCAAGGCGCTATCAGCACTAAAGCTGTTGCGATAGCTTTGTGGCAAATCCATCGCAAGGCGAACAGTATCCATATTAATGCGCTTTTTGCTAGCAGCAAGTTGCACACGATCTTCCCAATTGCGGATAAGTCCACCAACATCTTCTTCAATTTTGGCTTGTGAAAATTCAGGAACAGATCCACCCTTACGGTGAATGATATAATGGACGCGAGTTAGACCATTATTTAAAAATAGCGGATAAAATTCAAAAAAGTCGCCGTCAAAAACCTTGATGAGATATTGGCCCAATTTTTCGCGCGCCTTGCTGTCATAGCGGTCGCGCGGCACAAAAACAAGCACTGACACAAAATGGCCAAATGGATCGGGGTCGGCAAGAACGCGGACGCGCGGACGCTCTCCAAGTTCAAGAATTTGTTCTACATTGTTCGTTAATGTGTCAACATCAATACGGAACATTTCATCGCGCGGATAGCCTTCCAAAACATTGATGAGACTGCGGCCAGAATGGTCTTCCATATTAAAACCAAGACGGTTGATAACCGCCTCAGCTTTGGGCTTCAAATAAGGAATACGCAAAACAGAGCTTGTATAAGCAGGTGCGGTGAAAAGTCCAACAAGGCGTAATTCGCCGGCAATATCGCCTTGTTCATTGAATAATTTCACGCCAATGTAATCAAGCCAAACACGGCGATGAACGCGCGAACGGATACGCGCTTTAGTTACAATCATCAAGTCAGGGCTTTCCATAAAGGACAAGGCCTCACGGGTGATTTCTTCCATTGCATGTTCACGCAGAACACGAATGGACGCATCGGTCAAAATGCCAAG comes from Bartonella sp. HY038 and encodes:
- a CDS encoding NAD-glutamate dehydrogenase, which produces MHKEIKLSDDNKANAAFEALLFEHVPEEDITAYASGELANAALIAQKALLAHENGASLIRIDNDACNRSGEPVSIITLVNDNKPFLLDSVMAEISENTPSIYLVSHPVIDVAQNDDQSLSVSRETASGPAPRGKQRKSLMQIHVPLLLPEQSDTLKQGLSDVLEQVAAAVRDWQPMLDTLDDVARHYRAHHPRGRSGDAERVADFLNWLKNDNFTLLGMREYRLDSDKTKKTNKNETNLGEASTELGILTDASIRVLREHAMEEITREALSFMESPDLMIVTKARIRSRVHRRVWLDYIGVKLFNEQGDIAGELRLVGLFTAPAYTSSVLRIPYLKPKAEAVINRLGFNMEDHSGRSLINVLEGYPRDEMFRIDVDTLTNNVEQILELGERPRVRVLADPDPFGHFVSVLVFVPRDRYDSKAREKLGQYLIKVFDGDFFEFYPLFLNNGLTRVHYIIHRKGGSVPEFSQAKIEEDVGGLIRNWEDRVQLAASKKRINMDTVRLAMDLPQSYRNSFSADSALLDAAEIHKLSENNPLEVNFYHHIEEEPQFVSLKLFHLGDALELSLRVPLLENMGFRVIAEQTLELHNGAGETVFLHDMELENAHKTKVDLTKIGKKLAEAFEAIWAEDADDDAFNGLIQSAGLDWREIVIMRAYGRYLQQAGIPYSQDNLARALNNFPNITRDLYSLFRLRFDPTCPHHGSEAKEAEVRDRIELELQDVPTLDDDRILRSFRTLITASLRTNAYKREADGSERKTLAFKLDPHLIDILPDPRPYREIFVYGPAVEGVHLRFGPVARGGLRWSDRRQDYRTEVLGLVKAQQVKNAVIVPVGSKGGFYPHHLPVTNDRAAIGEAARQAYIIYITAMLSITDNIIDGKVVAAKDIIRHDGDDPYFVVAADKGTATFSDTANAISEANDFWLDDAFASGGSAGYDHKAMGITAKGAWEAVKRHFREFDHDIQTQEFSAVGVGDMSGDVFGNGMLLSTKTRLVAAFDHRDIFIDPNPDTDASFAERERLFNLPRTSWQDYDKQKISNGGGVYSRSLKTITLSPEAAKAIGFNKTSGTPFEIINAILQAPVDLLWFGGIGTYIRGSGENDAQVGDHANDAIRITGSQIRAKVVGEGANLGMTQRGRIEYSMKGGRCNTDAIDNSAGVNCSDVEVNIKIALASAMRQGKLSRPDRNILLKSMTDDVSNLVLRNNYLQPLTLSLAEKRAVIDLPYQIRFMHDLERVKLLDRRVEVLPDNEALADRQAKRIGLTRPELSVIMAYAKITLQAEIATNPLSEDPYFETALFNYFPPAMREKYAEEISNHQLRRDIIATLLANDVVNRGGPTFVNRLQDKTGHSAESVIRAFVLVRDSFDLNSLYAEIDALDNKIPGLVQNSFYAAISRMMFAVTSWLLQNVKLDKPLNEHIQSMTEARMAIEPQLETLIPDYMREQMAQVAAEFEAQGAPNALAKRLAMLETASVVPDIALVAYQTDSDLIVAAQTYFKLAEIFRINRIENASRTIPVVDYYDGMALAQANDTIIDALRRMVMKALRDFKDAENPAQSWLEAEGSHIEAIINRMNTLIEGDLNISRFSVAAGMMADLVRKGS